One Fundidesulfovibrio magnetotacticus genomic window carries:
- the trxB gene encoding thioredoxin-disulfide reductase, with amino-acid sequence MKSFDAVVIGGGPSGMTAALYLARSELTVALVEKLSPGGQVLMTHFIENYPGFPEGIEGWKLADIFAKHLEAYPAIARLGDEVRAIEPKEGAHRIRVGDEWIEARAVIIATGARYKQAGIPGERELLGKGVSYCALCDGNFFRGQDVAVIGGGNSALEESLYLSRIVGKVHLIHRRDDFRATRCYQERCEINPAIHLLRSTVVEEILGVDKVEGVLTRNLKTGEAGRLDVQGVFVFVGYEPQGGFFPTDMELDDMGFIITDQNYRTSIPGIYAAGDVRSKNVRQVATAVGDGAGAASTVITYLETLGH; translated from the coding sequence ATGAAGTCTTTCGACGCCGTGGTCATCGGGGGAGGGCCGTCGGGCATGACGGCCGCCCTCTACCTGGCACGCTCCGAGCTTACCGTGGCCCTCGTGGAAAAGCTTTCCCCGGGCGGCCAGGTGCTCATGACCCACTTCATCGAGAACTATCCCGGATTCCCCGAGGGCATCGAAGGGTGGAAGCTGGCGGACATTTTTGCCAAGCATCTGGAGGCCTACCCGGCCATCGCCCGCCTGGGCGACGAGGTCCGCGCCATCGAACCCAAAGAGGGCGCACACCGCATCCGGGTCGGCGACGAATGGATCGAGGCCCGTGCCGTCATCATCGCCACGGGAGCGCGCTACAAGCAGGCGGGCATCCCCGGCGAGCGGGAGCTTCTGGGCAAGGGCGTCTCCTACTGCGCCCTGTGCGACGGGAACTTCTTCAGAGGCCAGGACGTGGCGGTGATCGGAGGCGGCAACTCCGCCCTCGAGGAATCGCTCTACCTGTCCAGGATCGTGGGCAAGGTCCACCTCATCCACCGGCGCGACGATTTCCGCGCCACACGCTGCTACCAGGAACGTTGCGAGATCAACCCGGCCATCCACCTCCTGCGTTCCACGGTGGTGGAGGAGATTCTCGGCGTCGACAAGGTCGAGGGGGTGCTCACACGCAACCTCAAAACCGGCGAGGCCGGGCGCCTGGACGTGCAGGGCGTGTTCGTCTTCGTGGGCTACGAGCCACAGGGCGGATTCTTCCCCACGGACATGGAACTCGACGATATGGGCTTCATCATCACGGACCAGAACTATCGCACCAGCATCCCGGGCATCTATGCCGCCGGGGACGTGCGTTCCAAGAACGTGCGCCAGGTCGCCACCGCCGTGGGCGACGGGGCCGGAGCGGCCAGCACGGTCATCACCTATTTGGAGACATTGGGCCACTAG
- a CDS encoding HD domain-containing phosphohydrolase — translation MKSPRNCLVHGEEGQFRLDGLSGQLVKIGLALSSTRELGELLELVLFEARKMTGADAGSVYLLEGNVLRFETSHNQTLFDRLGEPNVRAMFKRFELPLDSRSIAGHVAMSKEILNIPDVNRIPEEAPYSFNANWDKANDYRSMSMLVAPMVDQAGRVVGVIQLINAMCGESVVPFDPSYSPVVAAFASQAAVAIVNAKLTSDLQDAWLDSIFRLGVAAEFRDKETSNHIKRVSEYSVLLGRHMGMEGEELEHLRWAAAMHDCGKLGIPDSILHKPGQLTPEERSTMEYHTLIGALILKGGSNPLLKASQVVALSHHEKWDGSGYPRGLAGEDIPLAGRIVAVADVFDALSSRRVYKPAFPMEKVVDILAQESGRHFDPRLVGVLFEHLDAMDSIRHTYLDTDADFEKFRNYSLLKIEDVL, via the coding sequence ATGAAATCCCCCCGGAACTGCCTCGTACACGGCGAAGAAGGCCAATTCCGACTGGACGGCCTCTCGGGGCAGTTGGTCAAGATCGGGCTGGCCCTTTCCAGCACGCGGGAACTGGGCGAGCTTCTGGAGCTGGTGCTTTTCGAGGCTCGCAAGATGACCGGGGCCGACGCGGGCTCGGTCTATCTGCTGGAAGGCAACGTCCTGCGCTTCGAGACCAGCCACAACCAGACCCTCTTCGACCGCCTGGGAGAACCAAACGTCCGGGCCATGTTCAAGCGCTTCGAGCTGCCCCTGGACAGCCGCTCCATCGCGGGCCACGTGGCCATGAGCAAGGAGATCCTGAACATCCCCGACGTGAACCGCATCCCGGAAGAAGCTCCCTACAGTTTCAACGCCAACTGGGACAAGGCCAACGACTACCGGTCCATGTCCATGCTGGTCGCCCCCATGGTGGACCAGGCGGGCAGGGTGGTGGGGGTGATCCAGCTCATCAACGCCATGTGCGGGGAGAGCGTGGTGCCCTTCGACCCCAGCTACAGCCCCGTGGTGGCGGCCTTCGCCTCCCAGGCGGCCGTGGCCATCGTCAATGCCAAGCTCACCAGCGATCTCCAGGACGCCTGGCTCGACAGCATCTTCCGCCTTGGCGTGGCGGCGGAATTCCGCGACAAGGAGACCTCCAACCACATCAAGCGCGTCAGCGAGTATTCCGTGCTCCTGGGCAGGCACATGGGCATGGAGGGCGAGGAGCTCGAACACCTGCGCTGGGCCGCCGCCATGCACGACTGCGGAAAGCTCGGCATCCCTGATTCCATCCTGCACAAGCCCGGCCAGCTCACCCCCGAGGAGCGCTCCACCATGGAGTACCACACGCTCATCGGCGCGCTGATCCTCAAAGGGGGCTCCAACCCCCTGCTCAAGGCCTCGCAGGTGGTGGCGCTGAGCCACCACGAAAAATGGGACGGCTCGGGCTATCCCAGGGGTCTGGCGGGAGAAGACATCCCGCTGGCGGGACGCATCGTGGCCGTGGCCGACGTCTTCGACGCGCTCAGTTCGCGGCGGGTGTACAAGCCCGCCTTCCCCATGGAGAAGGTGGTGGATATCCTGGCCCAGGAGTCGGGTCGGCACTTCGATCCCAGGCTTGTGGGCGTGCTTTTCGAGCATCTTGACGCCATGGATTCCATCCGCCACACCTACCTGGACACCGACGCCGATTTCGAAAAATTCAGGAATTATTCACTTCTCAAAATCGAGGACGTTCTGTAA
- the tsaD gene encoding tRNA (adenosine(37)-N6)-threonylcarbamoyltransferase complex transferase subunit TsaD: MICLGLETSCDETALALVSGGRLLGQALSSQEDLHAVFGGVVPELASREHQRKAASLFRLLLQRTGMDPKRIGAVAVARGPGLLGSLLVGVNLAKGLALGLGVPLVGVNHLHAHLTAAGLERELEFPSLGLLISGGHTHLYRMESPMDFTLLGRTLDDAAGEALDKSAKMVNLPYPGGKHIDLLGRGVEPERDLFPRGNVNNPGLDFSFSGLKSCVARHVAAHPELRLESLPEGPLEDAPEGLRRFCASVNWAVADTLRIKSGRAMDAHPDARRLVVAGGVAANSMIRALLEAACAERGVEAVFPSPDLCTDNAAMVAWLGERLALAGLRHGLDLEAIPRGRPVPLDYSR, encoded by the coding sequence ATGATCTGCCTGGGGCTGGAGACTTCCTGCGACGAGACCGCCCTGGCCCTGGTGTCGGGGGGGCGTCTCCTGGGACAGGCGCTCTCCAGCCAGGAGGACCTCCACGCCGTGTTCGGCGGCGTGGTTCCGGAGCTGGCCTCTCGCGAGCACCAGCGCAAGGCCGCGTCGCTCTTCCGGCTGCTGCTCCAGCGCACGGGCATGGACCCGAAACGCATCGGAGCCGTGGCCGTGGCGCGCGGGCCAGGGCTGCTCGGCAGCCTCCTGGTGGGCGTTAACCTTGCCAAGGGGCTGGCGCTCGGCCTGGGCGTGCCCCTGGTCGGCGTGAACCATCTGCACGCGCACCTCACGGCCGCCGGACTGGAGCGCGAGCTGGAGTTTCCCTCGCTGGGCCTGCTCATCTCGGGCGGCCACACCCACCTCTACCGCATGGAGTCCCCCATGGACTTCACCCTCCTGGGGCGCACCCTGGACGACGCCGCGGGCGAGGCCCTGGACAAGTCGGCCAAGATGGTCAACCTGCCCTATCCGGGCGGTAAGCACATCGACCTGCTGGGCAGGGGCGTGGAACCAGAGCGCGACCTTTTTCCCCGGGGCAACGTGAACAATCCGGGGCTCGACTTCAGCTTCAGCGGCCTCAAAAGCTGCGTGGCGCGTCACGTGGCGGCCCACCCGGAACTTCGCCTGGAGAGCCTGCCGGAAGGCCCCCTGGAGGACGCCCCCGAGGGGTTGCGCCGCTTCTGCGCCAGCGTGAACTGGGCCGTGGCCGACACCCTGCGCATCAAATCCGGCCGGGCCATGGACGCCCACCCCGACGCCCGACGCCTGGTGGTGGCCGGAGGCGTGGCCGCCAACTCCATGATCCGCGCCCTCCTGGAAGCCGCCTGCGCCGAGCGTGGCGTGGAGGCCGTGTTCCCCTCGCCGGATCTCTGCACCGACAACGCGGCCATGGTCGCCTGGCTGGGCGAGCGTCTCGCCCTGGCGGGCCTGCGCCACGGGCTGGACCTCGAGGCCATTCCCCGGGGGCGCCCCGTGCCGCTCGACTATTCACGCTGA
- the fbp gene encoding class 1 fructose-bisphosphatase encodes MRQVTVTEHLLLHQKESPMATGRFTSLLNELILSAKIISREVNKAGLVDVLGLTGEINVQGEAVRKLDEYANSVLIHRMQRAGVLCAIGSEENADLVEIPDHLPKGDYILIFDPLDGSTNIDANVNVGTIFSILKRKEKSECSARLCEVLQKGAEQVAAGYFLYGTSTMMVYTTGRGVHGFTLDPSVGEFLLSHPDIKTPEKGKIYSVNEGYWHYWDEATREVVDYFKNPALNGRGKPYSQRYIGSLVADFHRNLLYGGIFLYPADMQDPKKPKGKLRLMCEASPLAFICREAGGASSDGERDILDIEPSELHERVPLFIGSKKDVAMVEEIYRKHKR; translated from the coding sequence ATGCGCCAGGTCACGGTCACGGAACACCTTCTCCTGCACCAGAAGGAATCGCCCATGGCCACGGGGCGGTTCACGTCGCTGCTCAACGAACTGATCCTTTCGGCCAAGATCATCTCCCGCGAGGTGAACAAGGCGGGGCTCGTGGACGTGCTGGGCCTCACGGGCGAGATCAACGTCCAGGGCGAGGCCGTGCGCAAGCTCGACGAGTACGCCAACTCCGTGCTCATCCACCGCATGCAGCGCGCGGGCGTGCTCTGCGCCATCGGCAGCGAGGAAAACGCCGACCTGGTGGAGATTCCCGACCACCTGCCCAAGGGCGACTACATCCTCATCTTCGACCCCCTGGACGGGTCCACCAACATCGACGCCAACGTCAACGTGGGCACCATCTTCTCCATCCTCAAGCGCAAGGAGAAGAGCGAGTGCTCCGCCAGGCTCTGCGAGGTGCTCCAGAAGGGCGCCGAACAGGTGGCGGCGGGCTATTTCCTCTACGGCACCTCCACCATGATGGTCTACACCACCGGGCGCGGCGTGCACGGCTTCACCCTGGACCCCAGCGTGGGCGAGTTCCTGCTCTCGCACCCGGACATCAAGACCCCCGAGAAGGGCAAGATCTACTCCGTCAACGAGGGCTACTGGCACTACTGGGACGAAGCCACCCGCGAAGTGGTGGACTACTTCAAGAACCCGGCCCTCAACGGCCGGGGCAAGCCCTACTCCCAACGCTACATCGGCTCTCTGGTGGCGGACTTCCACCGCAACCTGCTCTACGGCGGCATCTTCCTCTATCCCGCCGACATGCAGGACCCCAAGAAGCCCAAGGGCAAGCTGCGCCTGATGTGCGAAGCCAGCCCCCTGGCCTTCATCTGCCGCGAGGCGGGGGGCGCGTCGTCCGACGGCGAGCGCGACATCCTCGACATCGAACCCTCCGAACTCCACGAGCGCGTGCCGCTGTTCATTGGCAGCAAGAAGGACGTGGCGATGGTGGAGGAGATCTACCGCAAGCACAAGCGATGA
- a CDS encoding outer membrane protein assembly factor BamD, translating into MTRSHFLRAGCLALVLFGLSGCGFIDYFFLPPPDDTAQELWEAGREAMREKRYTQAQEYFLKLKDRYPFSPYTPDGLIGLGDAYFMDEKFVQATDAYKEFEALHPRHEQIPYVLYQIGVSTFRRLESIDLPQDGLGEAIQYFTILRDAYPNTEWGKDAQEWIVKCRTRMAAHEIFVADFYWNSGRFGAAWRRYMFVAENFKDLPEIFKYSKERAQLSYLEYQKTLTESERREVEGSWRNFMKWL; encoded by the coding sequence ATGACCAGATCCCATTTCCTGCGCGCCGGATGCCTGGCGCTCGTGCTGTTCGGTCTTTCCGGTTGCGGCTTCATCGACTATTTCTTCCTCCCTCCACCCGATGACACCGCCCAGGAACTCTGGGAGGCGGGCCGCGAGGCCATGCGGGAGAAGCGCTACACCCAGGCGCAGGAATACTTCCTGAAGCTTAAGGACCGCTACCCCTTCAGCCCCTACACCCCCGACGGCCTCATCGGCCTGGGCGACGCCTACTTCATGGACGAAAAGTTCGTGCAGGCCACCGATGCCTACAAGGAATTCGAGGCGTTGCACCCGCGCCACGAGCAGATCCCCTACGTGCTCTACCAGATCGGCGTGTCCACCTTCCGCAGACTCGAATCCATCGACCTGCCCCAGGACGGACTCGGCGAGGCCATCCAGTACTTCACCATCCTTCGCGACGCCTACCCCAACACCGAATGGGGCAAGGACGCCCAGGAATGGATCGTGAAGTGCCGCACCCGCATGGCCGCCCACGAGATCTTCGTGGCCGACTTCTACTGGAACTCGGGCCGTTTCGGGGCCGCTTGGCGACGCTACATGTTCGTGGCCGAAAACTTCAAGGACCTGCCGGAAATCTTCAAATACTCCAAGGAAAGAGCCCAGCTCTCCTACCTGGAGTACCAGAAGACGCTCACCGAGTCCGAGCGCAGGGAAGTGGAAGGCAGCTGGCGCAACTTCATGAAATGGCTTTAA
- the rsmD gene encoding 16S rRNA (guanine(966)-N(2))-methyltransferase RsmD, whose amino-acid sequence MRILGGTFKGRDLPTLEGDGCRPAMAKVREALFNMLAARGVELDGARVLDVFAGTGTLGFESLSRGAAFVRFVEANKTLARRIAENARRLGLEPRRFNADTADALALLRKPPHAAYDLVFVDPPYGRDLLDPALALLEARGWLAPLAMVAVEVEKTLTPTPPASWTQETDRLYGQTRILLWTRNETTPPPSIPEPSTP is encoded by the coding sequence GTGCGCATCCTGGGAGGAACCTTCAAGGGCCGCGACCTGCCCACCCTGGAGGGCGACGGCTGCCGCCCGGCCATGGCCAAGGTCCGCGAGGCCCTCTTCAACATGCTCGCCGCGCGCGGGGTGGAGCTGGACGGCGCGCGCGTGCTGGACGTGTTCGCGGGCACGGGCACCCTGGGCTTCGAATCCCTGAGCAGGGGCGCGGCCTTTGTCCGCTTCGTGGAGGCCAACAAGACCCTGGCCCGGCGCATCGCCGAGAATGCCCGGCGGCTCGGCCTGGAACCTCGCCGCTTCAACGCCGATACGGCGGACGCGCTGGCCCTGTTGCGCAAACCGCCCCATGCGGCGTACGATCTCGTCTTCGTGGACCCACCCTACGGCCGAGACCTGCTGGACCCGGCCCTGGCCCTGCTGGAGGCGCGCGGCTGGCTTGCCCCGCTGGCCATGGTGGCCGTGGAGGTGGAAAAGACCCTCACCCCAACCCCGCCCGCGTCCTGGACCCAGGAGACGGACAGGCTCTACGGACAGACCAGGATTCTCCTATGGACCCGAAACGAAACCACACCACCGCCGTCTATCCCGGAACCTTCGACCCCCTGA
- the trxA gene encoding thioredoxin, with product MAIQVTDANFEEEILKCQLPVLVDFWAPWCGPCRAMGPVIDELANEFTGQVKVAKMNVDENPSTPSKYGIRAIPTLILFKAGEVVEQITGAVSKSSIKDMISQKAL from the coding sequence ATGGCCATCCAAGTCACCGACGCGAATTTCGAAGAAGAAATCCTCAAGTGCCAGCTTCCCGTGCTGGTGGATTTCTGGGCCCCCTGGTGCGGTCCGTGCCGGGCCATGGGTCCGGTGATCGATGAACTGGCCAACGAGTTCACCGGCCAGGTGAAAGTGGCCAAGATGAACGTGGACGAAAACCCCTCCACGCCCAGCAAGTATGGCATCCGCGCCATCCCCACCCTGATCCTGTTCAAGGCCGGCGAAGTGGTCGAGCAGATCACCGGGGCTGTCTCCAAATCCTCCATCAAGGACATGATCAGCCAGAAGGCTCTGTAG
- the fusA gene encoding elongation factor G — translation MATHPPGSRKGIEALRNIGIIAHIDAGKTTLTERILFYAGKIHRMGEVHEGTATMDYLPEEQERGITITSACTTCFWDGRQVNIIDTPGHVDFTIEVERSLRVLDGAVGVFCAVAGVEPQSETVWRQSEHYRVPKLAFVNKMDRPGADFEAVLDSMRRRLGANPLPVQFPLGAGADFSGVADLITWEKITFPDGSPNREPLSAAEAAMADPWRVKLLETLAEHDDALMEAYLGGEDIPAANLRTVLRRACVARAVTPVLTGSALRNVGVQPVLDAVLDYLPSPLDIAPQVGVHAHTGKSVELPPDPKAPLSALVFKVIMEAGRKLALARVYSGTLAEGADALNATQGKVERLGRLFHLHASQKEPLAKAGPGEIVALAGMKLPRTGDTLCDKAHPVLLESISQYRPVISMALEPRNTEELDRLKEAVQRVLLEDPTLTLIHDEETGQLILSGMGELHLDVVLERIRREHGLSPRAGKPQVVCQETVTREARGEAEFHRELGGQKHYGQVTLSVAPLAREKGREIHVPMDAKAWPKAWLDAVAEGLEDGLNAGALQGFPVLDVSVRVESLGRLEGESSAVGYRMAASQALKTALGAAGPALLEPIMELEIAVPDDFVGDVIGLLGSKGAKIENLFDRGGQKVVQALTPMRRLFGFSTELRSATQGRAGMVLRFSRFDLLE, via the coding sequence ATGGCGACCCACCCTCCCGGCTCCCGAAAAGGCATCGAGGCCTTGCGCAACATCGGCATCATCGCCCACATCGACGCGGGCAAGACCACGCTCACCGAACGCATCCTCTTCTACGCGGGCAAAATCCACCGCATGGGCGAAGTGCACGAAGGCACCGCCACCATGGACTACCTCCCCGAGGAGCAGGAGCGCGGCATCACCATCACCTCGGCCTGCACCACCTGCTTCTGGGATGGCCGCCAGGTGAACATCATCGACACGCCCGGGCACGTGGACTTCACCATCGAAGTGGAGCGCTCGCTGCGCGTGCTCGATGGGGCCGTGGGCGTGTTCTGCGCCGTGGCAGGGGTGGAGCCCCAGTCCGAGACGGTGTGGCGTCAGTCCGAGCACTACCGCGTGCCCAAACTGGCCTTCGTGAACAAGATGGACCGCCCGGGCGCGGATTTCGAGGCCGTGCTGGACTCCATGCGCCGCCGCCTCGGGGCCAACCCGCTGCCCGTGCAGTTTCCCCTGGGGGCAGGCGCGGATTTCTCCGGCGTGGCCGACCTGATCACCTGGGAAAAGATCACCTTCCCCGACGGTTCCCCCAATCGCGAGCCCCTCTCCGCCGCCGAAGCCGCCATGGCGGACCCCTGGCGCGTGAAGCTCCTGGAGACACTGGCCGAGCACGACGACGCCCTCATGGAGGCCTACCTGGGCGGCGAGGACATTCCGGCGGCCAACCTGCGGACCGTGCTGCGCCGCGCCTGCGTGGCGCGCGCCGTCACCCCCGTGCTGACAGGGTCTGCCCTGCGCAACGTGGGGGTGCAGCCCGTGTTGGACGCCGTGCTGGACTACCTGCCGAGCCCCCTGGACATCGCGCCGCAGGTGGGCGTCCACGCCCACACGGGCAAGTCCGTGGAGCTGCCGCCCGACCCCAAGGCCCCCCTGTCCGCCCTGGTGTTCAAGGTGATCATGGAGGCCGGGCGCAAACTGGCCCTGGCGCGGGTCTATTCGGGAACCCTGGCCGAGGGGGCGGACGCGCTCAATGCCACGCAGGGCAAGGTGGAGCGCCTGGGCAGGCTCTTCCATCTCCACGCCAGCCAGAAGGAGCCCCTTGCCAAGGCCGGGCCGGGCGAGATCGTGGCCTTGGCGGGCATGAAGCTGCCGCGCACCGGCGACACCCTCTGCGACAAGGCCCATCCGGTGCTTCTGGAGAGCATCTCCCAGTACCGCCCCGTGATTTCCATGGCCCTTGAGCCTCGCAACACCGAGGAGCTGGACCGCCTCAAGGAGGCCGTGCAGCGCGTTCTCCTGGAGGACCCCACCCTCACCCTGATCCACGACGAGGAGACAGGACAGCTGATCCTCTCCGGCATGGGCGAACTGCACCTGGACGTGGTGCTGGAGCGCATCCGGCGCGAGCACGGGCTCTCCCCGCGCGCGGGCAAGCCCCAGGTGGTCTGCCAGGAGACCGTCACGCGCGAGGCGCGCGGCGAAGCCGAATTCCACCGCGAGCTGGGCGGCCAGAAACACTACGGACAGGTGACGCTCAGCGTGGCCCCCCTGGCGCGCGAGAAGGGCCGGGAGATCCATGTGCCCATGGATGCCAAGGCCTGGCCCAAAGCCTGGCTGGACGCCGTGGCCGAGGGGCTGGAGGACGGGCTCAACGCCGGAGCGCTCCAGGGCTTCCCAGTGCTGGACGTTTCGGTGCGCGTGGAGTCCCTGGGGCGTCTGGAGGGCGAGTCCTCGGCCGTGGGCTACCGCATGGCGGCCTCCCAGGCCCTGAAGACCGCCCTGGGCGCTGCCGGTCCCGCGCTTCTGGAGCCCATCATGGAGCTGGAGATCGCCGTGCCCGACGACTTCGTGGGCGATGTGATCGGGCTTCTGGGGTCCAAGGGGGCCAAGATCGAGAACCTTTTCGACCGGGGCGGGCAGAAGGTGGTGCAGGCGCTCACGCCCATGCGCCGCCTCTTCGGCTTCTCCACCGAGCTGCGCTCGGCAACCCAGGGCCGGGCGGGCATGGTGCTGCGCTTCTCCCGGTTCGACCTGCTGGAATAG
- the miaA gene encoding tRNA (adenosine(37)-N6)-dimethylallyltransferase MiaA codes for MSPSPARVLCVLGATGTGKTDAALALAEALGGAVVNVDSRQVYRGVPVTTAQPTQDEQARCPHHLYGFLPLEESVSAGAYAQQASGAVRQVLAQGLVPILTGGTGLYFQALLEGLAPIPDVPEAVRAAVQERWDHEGPETMHALLRRADPAYAAKVHANDRQRVTRALEVLEATGRTFSAWHARLERPMELDSFRLGVRVARPDLERRLARRIEAMLAAGAVEEIRAVLDSGVDPQAPGLSGIGCAELRDHLLGRTDLVEACRLWLANTRAYAKRQETWFRRDPHVRWFVPGDSAALVSHARSWLERDRPGAGEGAG; via the coding sequence ATGAGTCCATCCCCGGCCAGGGTCCTGTGCGTGCTGGGGGCCACGGGCACGGGCAAGACCGACGCGGCCCTGGCCCTGGCCGAGGCCCTGGGCGGGGCGGTGGTCAACGTGGATTCGCGCCAGGTCTACCGGGGCGTGCCCGTCACCACGGCCCAGCCCACCCAGGACGAGCAGGCGCGCTGTCCCCATCATCTCTACGGCTTCCTGCCCCTGGAAGAGTCCGTCTCCGCCGGGGCCTACGCCCAGCAGGCCTCCGGGGCCGTGCGCCAGGTCCTGGCGCAGGGTCTCGTGCCGATCCTCACGGGCGGGACCGGCCTCTATTTTCAAGCGTTACTTGAAGGTTTGGCCCCCATCCCGGACGTGCCCGAGGCCGTGCGCGCCGCCGTCCAGGAACGATGGGACCACGAAGGCCCCGAGACCATGCACGCGCTTCTGCGCCGGGCCGATCCCGCCTACGCCGCCAAGGTCCACGCCAACGACCGCCAACGCGTCACCCGCGCCCTGGAGGTCCTGGAGGCCACGGGCCGGACCTTCAGCGCCTGGCACGCGCGCCTGGAGCGCCCCATGGAACTCGACAGCTTCCGGCTGGGCGTTCGCGTCGCCAGGCCCGATCTGGAACGACGTCTGGCCCGGCGCATCGAAGCCATGCTCGCCGCCGGGGCCGTGGAGGAGATCCGCGCGGTCCTGGACTCCGGCGTCGATCCCCAAGCCCCGGGGCTCTCCGGCATCGGCTGCGCCGAACTGCGCGACCACCTTCTTGGGCGCACCGACCTGGTCGAGGCCTGCCGTCTCTGGCTGGCCAACACCCGGGCCTACGCCAAACGCCAGGAAACCTGGTTCCGGCGCGATCCCCACGTCCGCTGGTTCGTTCCCGGCGACTCCGCCGCGCTCGTCTCCCATGCCCGCTCCTGGCTGGAGCGGGATCGTCCCGGGGCAGGGGAGGGCGCGGGGTGA
- the coaD gene encoding pantetheine-phosphate adenylyltransferase: MDPKRNHTTAVYPGTFDPLTMGHRSLVRRALKVFDRIIVAVARQTPKQTLFTLDERVEMIQEVFAQEERISVEPFHGLLVDYVHSAGASVILRGMRAVSDFDHEFQMALMNRRMDKDIESIFLMTDFKWLYISSTIVKEVAKAGGDYDGLVPEPVMRRLRERFGPGSPRRKHG, encoded by the coding sequence ATGGACCCGAAACGAAACCACACCACCGCCGTCTATCCCGGAACCTTCGACCCCCTGACCATGGGGCACCGCTCCCTGGTGCGCCGCGCCCTCAAGGTCTTCGACCGCATCATTGTGGCCGTGGCCCGCCAGACCCCCAAGCAGACCCTCTTCACCCTGGACGAACGCGTGGAGATGATCCAGGAGGTCTTCGCCCAGGAGGAGCGCATCAGCGTGGAGCCCTTCCACGGCCTGCTGGTGGACTACGTCCATTCCGCCGGCGCCAGCGTGATCCTGCGCGGCATGCGCGCCGTCTCCGACTTCGACCACGAGTTCCAGATGGCCCTGATGAACCGACGCATGGACAAGGACATCGAGAGCATCTTCCTCATGACCGACTTCAAGTGGCTCTACATCAGCTCCACCATCGTCAAGGAAGTGGCCAAGGCAGGCGGCGACTACGATGGCCTGGTCCCCGAACCCGTCATGCGCAGGCTGCGAGAGCGCTTCGGGCCGGGCTCGCCCCGCAGGAAGCACGGATGA
- a CDS encoding N-acetylmuramoyl-L-alanine amidase, with amino-acid sequence MNRRRALAALSVAGLAMVLPGPALRALAASGQEAASKGHALLLEGKPGEALAALREAARLEPANPWVFNLMGRAQVQAGQPGPAAESFRMALRIDPADGYARMMLDILAQKPLPQPARKEPRHRRASRVEEEARAEMEAYAAKGRAPGLPLLVLDPGHGGADKGVTGASGLAEKDATLDIALKTAVALNASGKAWAALTREADHSVPLWARSAVAGLTGARLFVSLHCGAGLPGRGGVEIYRHESAPSGEEAAAVADLENGVSRFEPLQAPRVSRPDASELVLSWRVQRRRAASEASAAALARELTLPPPLDRVAAGHGPFKVLEQAGCPALIVETGFLSNPGEEAFLSDADRRASVARGLASALTALFA; translated from the coding sequence GTGAACCGCCGCCGCGCCCTGGCCGCCCTGTCTGTCGCGGGGCTGGCGATGGTCCTGCCCGGTCCTGCCCTGCGTGCCCTTGCCGCGAGCGGACAGGAGGCTGCCTCCAAGGGCCATGCGCTGCTCCTGGAAGGCAAGCCGGGCGAAGCCCTGGCGGCGCTCCGGGAGGCCGCCAGGCTAGAGCCCGCCAACCCCTGGGTGTTCAACCTCATGGGGCGGGCCCAGGTCCAGGCCGGGCAGCCCGGCCCGGCGGCCGAAAGCTTCCGCATGGCCCTGCGCATTGATCCGGCCGACGGCTACGCGCGCATGATGCTGGACATCCTGGCCCAGAAACCGCTGCCCCAGCCCGCACGCAAGGAGCCCCGGCACCGCAGGGCCTCGCGCGTGGAGGAGGAAGCCAGGGCCGAAATGGAGGCCTACGCCGCCAAGGGACGCGCCCCGGGCCTGCCGCTTCTCGTGCTCGATCCGGGACACGGCGGAGCGGACAAGGGCGTGACGGGCGCTTCCGGCCTGGCCGAGAAGGACGCGACCCTGGACATCGCCCTCAAGACGGCCGTCGCGCTCAACGCCTCGGGCAAGGCCTGGGCCGCGCTGACCCGGGAGGCGGACCACTCCGTCCCCTTGTGGGCCAGGTCGGCCGTGGCGGGGCTCACGGGGGCGCGGTTGTTCGTGTCGCTGCACTGCGGGGCCGGGCTTCCCGGTCGGGGCGGGGTGGAGATCTACCGGCACGAGTCCGCACCTTCCGGCGAAGAGGCCGCGGCCGTGGCGGACCTGGAGAACGGCGTCAGCCGCTTCGAGCCCCTGCAGGCGCCGCGCGTCTCCCGGCCCGATGCCTCGGAGCTGGTCCTCTCCTGGCGGGTCCAGCGCCGCCGCGCGGCCAGCGAGGCGTCGGCGGCAGCCCTGGCGCGGGAGCTTACGCTGCCGCCCCCCCTGGACAGGGTCGCGGCGGGGCACGGCCCCTTCAAGGTGCTGGAGCAGGCCGGATGCCCGGCCCTGATCGTGGAGACCGGATTTCTCTCCAACCCGGGGGAGGAGGCGTTCCTCTCCGATGCGGACCGGCGCGCCAGCGTCGCCCGGGGCCTCGCTTCGGCCTTGACGGCGCTCTTCGCTTGA